In Asterias rubens chromosome 17, eAstRub1.3, whole genome shotgun sequence, the genomic window TTAACTATTTTTACGACCGAGGTCttggagggcacatcttttttttatgacagtctttttttacttttgcctttCCCTAGACAGCCTCtgcttgtttttgtaaattttgtgttatccgaagaaaaaaaaagaaaaaaagaagaaaaaaaaacaactcacCACTGGTGATAAAACTGAGTATATTCATTGACTCATTGGACATGACGTTGAAGAACCTTGCGATGGCGCCGTGCGTACGTAGCGAACTCTCTTGCTGCTGCAGGTCCTGCGGTCTGAGGCTGCGCCACTCGCCGCTGTCCTTCTTGTGCTGCATCTCTTTGATTTGCTTCAGGTTCTGGAATCGTGGGAAAGATATCGGTTGTTTTGTTGTAAAGAGGTGTGTTCTGGTGCAATgtctaaaataatgttcacacAAGTCGAACATAACACAGTTTGTGGCCTTTCGAAGATTGTGGGAAATATAttggcccaatgtcataaagcctgtaagtaccaaacttgctaagcacagaaaagtattgcttctCCTGAAGAAacaccactactcaaaagagatatttacatggtgttaccacaaacctctcttagttatacttccaccatgcaaagtttccaatCCTACTTAGAAAAGTTTTGCCTTTAAAATAGAAACAGGTTACTgtccaaaattacattaagtttacattgttgtgactggtgctttATAGCAAAGAATTGGTCAAGCAGTGTTTttttgctttatgaaattgggcactggttgATTTCTTGCAAAGAGGTGTGTTCCACTTGCATGAATGTTGTAAATTTCTAAAATGATGTTCACACAAGCGGAGCACAACCACGGTCTCAGAGAGATGGTAGTTTGGGGAGTGTTATCAAAATAAGAAAGACCCGCGTGATGGAGTTTTAAAAGTTTGAGGTGATggatttttaaaagtttgaggaaaaattgaaaaacttacATCCATGGCTTCATCCAGCATGAAGATGGCATCATTTATGAGGAGATTGATGAAACGAAGAAAGAGAGGAGCGTTGGCCGCTTCCATCGACTGCAAAGATTCTTCAGCTATGGCCTGGTATAGAAAGGagacaaaaaatcaaaatgttagTCAAGGGCCTTGACAAACTTAATCcaggacaaaaacaaatcaaaaatttaCTGAAGCTTTTCACTCTAATCACTGGTGTaatacagccctggggaggcccAAGGAGTTTTTTGGCCTAAAGGTTACTGCGGCGCACTTCCACACTCAGGGATGCCAGTGACTCTTTTCTTTCAGAGCCTGAAAAAAACTTGCTGTGAAGGAAAGGGGGTCACCGCCCCTCCCCCGGCTCAgaccaaaaataaattaaaaaaaacagaacagcgattttttttgtaaaacctAAAGAACAACAAATTCTGACCCCCCGCCAGAAAtctgttttcaaaaaatatattttttccggCCAGATGAAACACGGAGTGCCggcaaaattaatttttttttttttaaagccagaATTCCAGCAACAGCCGGAAAAAAACTGGCATCCCTGTACACTGACCCTTCCAAAGTCCTTATATCACGGGGTTCCAGTTGGCAGTTTCAAAAACACCCCAAGGTTTTACCGCTtgccctactccagagcaggggtggctttTCTCCAGGGTATGCTATGCCCATTTGCTGGGGTAGAAAAGGGGTAGAGCGATCCAGGTGTGAAAGGGGGAGCCATTTATACCCTGGGGTTGACCTTGGGGAATCGAGTAGTGTGAACAGGCCTAGATAGGGTCCGGACAAAATGAATCCAAGACAGGGTTTATTCACCGAGAAGAACACAGTTCTCCGATGCACTAAAGACATGCCCTAATGCCAATGCACTCTGCTTGGTGATTTAACTGGCTGATTAAATGTAGTATAAACAAACTTGATGATTTGTAGTGCCAGTGATCTTGGCCCatgttcatagagctgctaagcacaaaaatttgtctagcatgaaatttcttccttgataaaaacagcattACCAACCAACAGTTGTtgtattttgcttgttactggtattcagctgttgtttgctaataccctgaaaatcacgtggaaatatggttggtaatcctgtttttatcaaggcagaaatttcatgcaaagcaaatttttgtgcttagcagctctatgaaattgggccctggaagaTTTACCGGCTATTGTAGTAAACTATAGTATTTTCTCCTCGTCTTCTCTCTATTTGGGTTTTTGGCtttggctagtatagtgattaagttcactttttcTGAGAAGTTTTGGCCTCACAaccaaatttaacaaaataaataatgaactaAATCCCTTTTAATCATTTCCAAGTTCTAACCTTCATGCTCTGCTTGTGTGGTTCTAAACTCCACAGATACTTCAGAATGTGGTACATGGGACGTCTGTAGTTGAACTTCTGATCGAAGGCGTGAGCATCGCCGGAGAACTCAATGTCAATGTAGATGCTGAGGACAGACCTAGAGACGAGGGGCAGAAGAGGATGCTCCAGGAAGATCTTCTCTCTGTTGAACCTTGGAGGaggaaaacaagatggctgatGAAAATTACGTTTAGATTCATGagaaggttaaaggcagtggacactattggtaattactcaaaaaaattattagcataattatAGTAACAatcagagagagctgttgatagtataaaacattgtgagaaacggcttcctctgaagtaatgtagtttttaagaagtaACTTTACACAagttcgattttgagacctcagaattagatttggagctctcaaaatcaagcatctcaaagcacacaacttcgtgtgacaagggtgtcttttctttcattattatctggcaacttcgacaaccaatattgaggtcaaattttcttagttttttgtttgtttgagatacaccaagtgaggtgactggtctttgacaattgctaatagtgtccagtgccattaagagATGATGAATAGGGGCTCCAATGTCAAATTGATCTTTGTGatggcagtaaaaaaaaatgttagaaGCCTACCGTAACTTTTGATAGtgttaaaagcattttgaggaaTATTTTACCTCAAATTAAATGTTAtgttttatgccccaaaattttaatctgagaaatgattctcAGAATACGATTCCTAttaggaattattcttcctgcgtggacatatttgTCCAGATTTTCAACCACATCTCTTCAAATGaaattgtatacatctacatttatagaagattaaaacaatcaatggtaaaaaaagaagaagatatataagttgtctttaaaggcagtggacactattggtaattactcaaaataactattggcataaaacctttcctggtaacgagtaacggagaaaggttgatagtataaaacattgtgagaaatggctccctctgaagtaatgtagtttttgagaaagaagtaattttccacggatttgatttcaagacctcagatttagaatttgaggtctcgaaatcaagcataaaaaagcatacaacttcgtgtgacaagggtgtttttttttatttcattattatctcgcaacttcgacgaccaattgagctcaaattttcacaggtttgttactttatgcatatgttgagatacaccaagtgagaagactagtctttgacaattaccaatagtgtccagtgtctttaaatactaTGCATTTAAATAAGTGAAAGAAAAGCTGGACTTACATTGTCACAGCAGTGTTTCTCTGCTCCTTCGGCGGCATCAACCCTTCCAAAACCTCAGCCAGTTTGGCTCGTAGATGAGGGTTATTCATCCGGCCTTTGCTCCCCATAAAGGTCACGATAAAGGTCATGAGGTGACCTAGCGACTCCGCCCCTTCCTGGAACTTCTTCTCGGAGAACCTCCGCAGGAACTGCATAAAGTTGATCAGGTTCTCCGCCAGGAATTCTGGGATGTGGGCGAGGGCCGGAGGGGTGGAGTCAGGGAGGGGGTAGGTTGGGGTACGGAGAGTAGTTCGGTCATCGGTGGTTGCCAGCTGGATGAGAAGGCGGGCTGTGGCGATGTGGAGGTCCCAGCTGTGTTGGATGAGTTTGGGTTCGAGGAGAGATGCTCGGAGGGAGAGGAAGAGCGACATGGCTGGGGGAGAAAAATGTTTAGCAGTAACACTCCTATTCTTTATTCATTTTGGTATTTaaccatatacaccgatgtgaattagcactgtatactcagaactcacccaagttctgtgaaacaaaaaccacaggcatattactcgggtgggattcgaacccacaacctttgcaattatagaacagtgtcataccaactagaccacggagattgcccggtggctagaggcactCCTATTCTTGGTCAGGTACCTCCTCAAAAGTCAGAATGGTGGGAACATTCAAAGTTTGAGTGATAAGGAATGTTCAAAAGTTGGAATTGTAGGAACATTCAAAAGTCAGATTGGTAGGAATGTTCAACAGTCGGAATGGTAGAAACGTTTAaccccaggggtggatttcacaaagagttaaaactagtcttatcttaaGTTAGggagagttactcgtcctaacttaagacgaGCCATACGATTTGTGtacctcctaggactagtcctaactctttgagaaGTAAATAGCTTGACTTATCGTTTTCAGAGAAAAACACACCAATTTCTAGATAAactttataggcactggacactattggtaattactcaaaataattattagcataaaaccttacttggtaacgagtaatggagagctgttggtagttgtgaaaaacagctccctctgggaatgagtaacgtagttttcgagagagaagtaattttccacgaattggataacctcagaattggattttgaggtctcgaaaactctgaaagcacaaaacttcgtgtgacaagggtttttttttctttcattattatctcgcaattccgacgaccaattgagctaaaatgttcacaggtttgttattttatgcatttatatgttgagatacaccaagagagaagactggtctttgacaactaccaatagtttttagtgtcttaaaaaaaatctgaatccAGAAAAAAGTAAATGAAAACACACCAATGTCCATTTGCTCCCTCATCCTTTCGATGGCTGGGTTCCGTGCCCCAGCCGTCCCAAGTCTAGTCATCTCTTGATACGCTTCCTGGACACGATGGAGCTCCTTATTGAGACGGTTAAACTTCTCTAAGACGCTATGGAAGCCCATGTTGAGACAGCGCTGAGTAATGAAGAAGACCTCAGTGGTGAATTTGTATGGTGGGTTGGTTGGAAGGCCTGGGGCGTCATCCTCAAGCTGGATTAAGCAGGTTTCAGCAGGAAGACCtggagataaaaaaaaagtattttgccAGTTACCTTTaaattcaaaaaacaaaagtgacatttatttccatatttcaTGAAAGTTTTAAATCAGTATGTAgccaaaacaataatttttaaagAAGTAACCGAGTcaggccgagtggttaagagcaccgaattcaaactctggtgcttctgatcagcagagtgtgggttcaaatcccacagcCGTGACACTTGCTTTGTCCtccggatgggacgtaaagccgttggtcccctgtgttgtgtaatgcatgtaaaagaacctatgtagtgcacttatcgaaaaagagaagggattcgccccggtgttcctggcagtggctaCTGATATTATGCCGTAGCAGCTTCGTAAaatttataaggtgctacataattgggtctcagaattcatcacttcaataacctctctttcagcgccttgagtaccttgatGGTAGATACGTGCcctataagacttcaatattattattacaagaagAGCTCTTTTTACAAGGAAGAGAGCCTTAATCTTGTTTGATGGTAAAAGTTGACCTCTCCATACTGTGACttatagactgtattgaatatgacgtcacgcatctcaaatatctgacctacaaaaTGGCGTCTGTGTGTGTGCGTGGGTGTGTGCGTGcaatgtgccgtagaaatcaaaccgggaatgttgcgtgttgcgtgcttcgatgatgtacacgtttggacgcgcatacggtttgccctacaagatggcgacttttcataggGGTTTCGGTCTAAGTAGCGTGTTGGCTTGGTTATCCTTTACAAGAGTTGTCTGTGTACAACAGTGTTTTGCAGTTGGTGAGTGGTGATTAAAAAACTTGCCTCTTGAAATACAACCAGTTGAACAAACAGTTTGTggaaacaacaatattttttacacaaTAGCGAACCATGTTCTGATATGAAATTACAGAAAATCtagacaatagaccgatccattaggctccgcccacggcgcacgtgtgagcaaggaCATGAGCCtatccaatgccattctgcacaactctgctgcgcacgccaagcatacgcgcacgcatgtcagactttatttgtctgacttttggttgcgcaatgggttgtgattggtcaatatgcaatgggggCGGAGCTTAATTGATCAGTCTATTTTGAGGGATACTTATGTGATTCAttataatctacttttaaaatccCACCTCGTAGATGAACTCCTTTCGTCTTCATCTCCTCATCATCAGCGCCATCGCTCAGCTCAAGACGACTGTAGCTCAGATCTACATCCAGTATTTTGCTGGACTCGGACGAGGTGAACGGTGCGCAGAACCGCACCATGACCGCGCTCAGGTTCATGAAGAATGAGTCGCTGGCATAGGTCTGGCCAAAGTTTGGCATCTCGCGAGACCAGAGTTTACCTCGACCTGTGATGGATAgttcataaaaatatgaattttaGTGACCCGGCAGAGCCAATTTCAAGAAGATGCTTTCTTAGGTGAGATTTGCGGTAAAAAAAGTAGTGGTAGTTCTGGAAAAAAcgttggttgacaactcaaagtTTAGATCACTATGCTCTCATCATCTCCAGGAGGATGCTAGGTAGTTACTTAtagaccttaaaggaacatgttgctttggatcggacgagttggtctttgaaaagcgtttgtcgccgtttgttataaaatgcatatgattagaaagacattttaaaagtagaatataatgatccacacaagtattactcgaaattgcatggtgttccttttacctcgtcgactaacacggtcggccacttgTGGTAGTCAAAtttcttgactcccataaatggccgaccgtgttagttcgcaaagtaaaaggaaaaccacacaatttcgaggcaaatttgtgtggatcattgtattctacttttaaaacatctttccaatcatatgcattttataacaaatggttacaaacacttttcaaagaccaactcgaccgatccaaggcaccgaacgtgttcctttaaaatgttccagtagaaccTGGAAATCATGCCCTTTGCAACTgataatggccttgccctctcaaagatgaaattccacaCCTGACAAATAGTCACAAAGGTAAATCCTTACCTGAGTTACAATGTAGACAGTTCCCAAGCCACGcaagaagtttgtttttattttccgTCGATGACTTGAAGATCCCTTTGAAGATATTGTAGACACTCTCATTCAATATGGCTATTGGCTGAGGAAACAAGAAAAATGCAAGCCTGAAttatttgtgtccttgagcagcATCTCTGATGCTCATTGGctacaaagctcttaatggcaaggctccccactatatttctgaactgcttcaagtttacactccatcaaggaatcttcgatcaagttccatgcttctcctcgtTGAACCCAAGTCTGGACagtcatggggtgacaggtctttttcttcagctgcgccacgcatctggaactctctaccacttaatcttagatcttgtctttgtaccacaaaattcaaatctattctcaaaacttatcttatgtcacaggttttcaaggactaactTTGTTAtgtctgagtttttttttattttttttactgctccttgaacacccagcagggtggatatgtgcgcattacaagtctttttcttattattattatacactaCAAACATTTGCTTTGTTTGATTGCATACAAACCAGTAGGTTCCACGTACCAGGATTGGTAGTGCTTGCAACAATCGTGGAAGAACAGGGCTACTTATCATCTTGCCTTGCTCTCTACCAACCGCCACGCTCAAGCTTGCGATCAGCTTTTGACACCACACGCCTACACGAAcactcaaccatcagaacactctcatctgctcacaaccggacTTTCTCTATTGTTGCTCCCCgaatatggaacaacctcccagtacgCATCAGAAATTGCAACTCTTtgacattgttaaaaaaatctcTAACAATGCACTTGTATCAGATGTTAACATGTTGTAGTTTTAGTTCCATTGATTTTGCTtttttcagcgctttgatcttgatgtaaaagtgctttacaaatatttagttgtatgtatgtatgtatgtatgtctTTCCTGGTGTTGTGGTTCACACTCTTGTTTATAGGTTTATAGGTTTcttcaggcttgcaagctacagtgtttaaaggaacacgttgcgtTTGATCGGTCGAGTCGGTCTTTGAACAGCGTTCTGTAacggtttgttataaaatgcgtatggtaagaaaaatgttgtaaaagtagaatacaatgatctacacaagcaTGCCTTGAAAGTGCGTGGTTtactttttacctcgtccactaacacggtcggccgtttatgggagtcaaaattttgactcccataaatggccgaccgtgttattgactcccataaatggccggccgtgttagtcCGCGATGTAAACGGAAAACCAAGCGATTTTGAGTGATAGTCTGatagttgtgtggatcattatattctacttttaaaacatctttctaaccatatgcatttcataacaaacggttccagacgctttttatagaccaactcgtccgatcaaatgcatcgtgttcctttaatttcacTTTATGAGGCACCCTTGATTTCAATACCAGAAACAAttgtaataacaataaaaccatCTGgagaatttttttgaaaaatacctcaagtgggattcgaaccaatgacgtTCTACATTCTTACCTGCCATAGGAATTGCTGGGTAGCGTTGTGGTCTCTCTGGGATGACCGGGAGGGGTTGACAAAGAACTCCGACGGCTGTTGATGTTTTGGAACGCATGAGAGTGACAGCAGAATCCCTATGACAGAGTCCTCGTAACTCTTGGCTTTTTTCGAGTCCTTTGGCGTCAAATGCTCCACTAGAATctaaaattcaaataaaatatcaaacaggatttgaaactttgcatggtgggagtataatcggTAAAGTTTGCTGTACCACCATGGGTAAATCTTTTTTGATGAGTGTTGGtgatagagttatatataagaactagagggcgcactggcctatatatgcagtccggcatgcgcgcatgcggccattttctatGTTGTCGaaaacagcatcgcacagcgtgtgtttgtgcggccgttttgtaagttgacaaaacagcatcacgTAGCATTcgataaacacaaactccaacgtgtacttcttattcaacgcgcgtacagaatggtgCGCGTGTCTCCC contains:
- the LOC117301596 gene encoding ubiquitin conjugation factor E4 A-like, with the protein product MDSAFNPFALLQSTPTEEPEVITGQSAEVLPDISDQCLKVKGDGAGGSDEVATSEVQQVQDIDRMIQTVFLVTVDHEGETNERGMPPRCVYLIETADKLKEDSGGTWSWLGWDVIDQAIFERLLLEDPAFHVITMNSSSVTCSQEQKEAGEKDVMRYLQRCHWSSIQQSKTKKGNLHEYAERCRLVAVSNAVTCLLTPELFPGQDVHAQTLDLLLQNFSKGEMDKVVAFLLEIADAILLDEDFQISDAFCPLLELLYKEMTNSPSLSNSRNAAYCAVIEIFTRRPCLAQILVEHLTPKDSKKAKSYEDSVIGILLSLSCVPKHQQPSEFFVNPSRSSQRDHNATQQFLWQPIAILNESVYNIFKGIFKSSTENKNKLLAWLGNCLHCNSGRGKLWSREMPNFGQTYASDSFFMNLSAVMVRFCAPFTSSESSKILDVDLSYSRLELSDGADDEEMKTKGVHLRGLPAETCLIQLEDDAPGLPTNPPYKFTTEVFFITQRCLNMGFHSVLEKFNRLNKELHRVQEAYQEMTRLGTAGARNPAIERMREQMDIAMSLFLSLRASLLEPKLIQHSWDLHIATARLLIQLATTDDRTTLRTPTYPLPDSTPPALAHIPEFLAENLINFMQFLRRFSEKKFQEGAESLGHLMTFIVTFMGSKGRMNNPHLRAKLAEVLEGLMPPKEQRNTAVTMFNREKIFLEHPLLPLVSRSVLSIYIDIEFSGDAHAFDQKFNYRRPMYHILKYLWSLEPHKQSMKAIAEESLQSMEAANAPLFLRFINLLINDAIFMLDEAMDNLKQIKEMQHKKDSGEWRSLRPQDLQQQESSLRTHGAIARFFNVMSNESMNILSFITSEIKTIFVHPVMIDRIAAMFNDFLLKLVGPKMGALKVKDFDEFDFKPGSLVQHICQIYINLGDIDDFCSAVSRDGRSYSPALFTRADRVLKKLFAPPEMISEMTFFADKVRAMAEKHEEEEEIFADAPDEFIDPLTYTLMSDPVTLPSSGQIMDRSVIARHLLSDHTDPFNRAPLTMDEVKSNDELREKIIAWKRENSKK